The Bubalus bubalis isolate 160015118507 breed Murrah chromosome 18, NDDB_SH_1, whole genome shotgun sequence genome contains a region encoding:
- the LOC123327544 gene encoding zinc finger protein 285-like, producing the protein MIKLQETLTFNDVAMVFSKEELALLDSAQINLYQDVMLENLRNLVSVEQTTEAQRGRVTCPGSPRLSEELGFEPPSLTLSPVLRVHSGKRPYKCAKCGKDFDQSSNLLVHQRVHTGEKPYKCSECSKCVSSSSILQVHQKLHMGKKPYQCDEGGKSLSQSI; encoded by the exons ATGATTAAGCTCCAG GAAACCTTGACCTTCAACGATGTGGCCATGGTCTTCTCCAAGGAAGAGCTGGCACTCTTGGACTCTGCCCAGATAAACCTGTACCaagatgtgatgctggagaacctCAGGAACCTGGTCTCCGTGG AGCAAACAACTGAGGCGCAGCGTGGACGagtaacttgcccaggatcaCCCCGCTTGTCAGAGGAACTAGGATTTGAACCTCCCAGTCTGACCCTCAGCCCTGTGCTT AGGGTCCACAGTGGGAAAAGGCCGTATAAGTGCGCCAAGTGTGGGAAGGACTTTGATCAGAGCTCCAACCTTCTTGTCCATCAGAGGGTCCACACAGGGGAGAAACCCTACAAATGCAGTGAGTGCAGCAAATGCGTCAGTTCTAGCTCCATTCTCCAAGTTCACCAGAAGCTGCACATGGGGAAGAAGCCTTACCAGTGTGACGAGGGTGGGAAGAGCCTCAGCCAAAGCATATAA